Part of the Nitrospirota bacterium genome is shown below.
ATATATTCCGAATTCACAACCAAGCTTGAAGAAGGTCAGATGGATGAGGTCACGATCAAGGAAAGCGAGCGCCTGCTCACCGGCCGCCTCAAGGACGGGACAAAATTCAAGGCCTACTATCCTGATGATCCTGAAGTCTACAAGAGTCTCAGAGCCCTCAAGGTCAAAACGATAGTCAAACCTGCTGACCAGAACCCCTGGTATGTAAATTTCTTCTTCACGTGGGGACCGATCATCTTCATCGCCGTTGTCTGGATATTTTTTATGCGCCAGATGCAGAGCGGCGGCAACAAGGCGATGTCCTTTGGAAAATCGAAGGCAAGGCTTGTTTCAGAAAAATCGGTAAAGATCACCTTCGCCGATGTTGCAGGGGTAGATGAGGCAAAGACCGAGGTGCAGGAGATCATAGACTTCCTGAAGGACCCCAACAAGTTCACCAAGCTGGGCGGAAAAATCCCCAGGGGCGTGCTGCTTGTCGGTTCGCCCGGGACAGGAAAGACGCTGCTGGCAAGGGCGATCGCCGGTGAAGCTGGTGTGCCGTTTTTCAGCATCAGCGGTTCCGATTTTGTCGAGATGTTCGTGGGCGTCGGCGCATCACGCGTGCGCGACCTTTTCGACCAGGCAAAGAAGAGCGCTCCCTGCATCATCTTTATTGACGAAATCGATGCAGTCGGCAGGCACAGGGGCGCAGGCTTGGGCGGCGGCCACGATGAGCGTGAACAGACGCTCAACCAGCTCCTCGTCGAGATGGACGGCTTCGAAGGAAATGAGGGAATCATTATCATTGCGGCAACGAACCGGCCGGATGTGCTTGACCCTGCCCTGCTGAGGCCCGGAAGGTTCGACAGACAGGTCGTTGTGCCTCACCCCGATGTCAAAGGAAGGCTTGAGATACTGAAGGTTCATACCAGAAAGATCCCTCTCAGCGAAA
Proteins encoded:
- a CDS encoding ATP-dependent metallopeptidase FtsH/Yme1/Tma family protein — encoded protein: MNAYRSLFIWLLIGIMIILLFNLLNTPKKTQEEMIYSEFTTKLEEGQMDEVTIKESERLLTGRLKDGTKFKAYYPDDPEVYKSLRALKVKTIVKPADQNPWYVNFFFTWGPIIFIAVVWIFFMRQMQSGGNKAMSFGKSKARLVSEKSVKITFADVAGVDEAKTEVQEIIDFLKDPNKFTKLGGKIPRGVLLVGSPGTGKTLLARAIAGEAGVPFFSISGSDFVEMFVGVGASRVRDLFDQAKKSAPCIIFIDEIDAVGRHRGAGLGGGHDEREQTLNQLLVEMDGFEGNEGIIIIAATNRPDVLDPALLRPGRFDRQVVVPHPDVKGRLEILKVHTRKIPLSENVDLDKIARGTPGFSGADLANLVNEAALLAARVSKTTVENDDFEAAKDKVLMGVERKSMIISDEEKKNTAYHEAGHALVAKLTPGTDPVHKVSIIPRGRALGVTQQLPMDDKYTYSKDYLMKRLYVLLGGRAAEELMLNQMTTGAGNDIERATDLARKMVTSWGMSDKLGPVTFGKKEEHIFLGREMGQHKDYSEKTAVDIDDEVRRFVSEAYVVAKSLLEKNVDILDAFARKLLEIETMDGPDIDAMIALVHKPKDAADSECNDTGCTGIA